The following are encoded together in the Panicum virgatum strain AP13 chromosome 6K, P.virgatum_v5, whole genome shotgun sequence genome:
- the LOC120712227 gene encoding probable E3 ubiquitin ligase SUD1, whose translation MDMNQELEEVVPNDSDPLLGRENKEAESSSVELSALQPATVTPLEIEDEETDGSSAACCRICLETESEIGDELISPCMCKGTQQFVHRSCLDHWRSVKEGFAFSHCTTCKAQFHLRVETWEDNSWRKMKFRIFVTRDVLLVFLAVQLTISIIGAIAYFLDRDGSFRNSFSDGWDRFLSKHPIPFYYCIGVVVFFVLLGFFGLIVHCSSFNDHQDPCLAGCRNCCYGWGILDCLPASLEACFALVLVFIVVFAILGIAYGFLAATMAVQRIWQRHYHILTKRELTKEYVVEDLHGNYTAPKLDPEHEERLKMLKLL comes from the exons ATGGACATGAACCAGGAGCTGGAAGAGGTGGTCCCAAATGACTCGGACCCTCTTCTCGGGAGGGAGAACAAGGAGGCAGAGTCATCATCGGTGGAGCTGTCTGCGCTACAACCAGCAACCGTGACCCCGCTGGAGATCGAGGATGAGGAGACCGATGGTTCTTCTGCTGCATGCTGCCGCATTTGCCTCGAGACCGAGTCTGAGATAG GTGATGAACTGATATCACCTTGCATGTGCAAAGGAACTCAACAGTTTGTTCACCGTTCATGCCTTGATCACTGGCGTTCTGTTAAG GAAGGATTTGCATTTTCCCACTGCACAACATGCAAAGCTCAGTTTCATCTCAGGGTGGAGACTTGGGAGGACAATTCATGGCGTAAAATGAAGTTCCGGATCTTTGTTACAAGAGACGTGCTCCTCGTATTTCTTGCCGTACAGCTT ACTATTTCTATTATTGGTGCAATCGCATACTTTCTAGACAGGGATGGAAGTTTCAGGAACAGTTTCAGTGATGGTTGGGATCGCTTCTTGTCAAAGCACCCAATACCATTCTACTATTGCATAG GTGTTGTTGTTTTCTTTGTGCTGCTTGGATTCTTTGGGTTGATAGTGCACTGCTCATCCTTCAACGACCACCAGGATCCATGCCTAGCTGGGTGCCGGAACTGCTGCTACGGTTGGGGCATCCTTGACTGCCTTCCTGCTTCCTTGGAGGCTTGTTTTGCCCTGGTGCTGGTGTTCATTGTTGTGTTCGCTATCCTCGGCATCGCTTATGGCTTCCTGGCTGCCACCATGGCTGTCCAGAGGATCTGGCAGAGGCATTATCACATCCTGACAAAAAGGGAGCTCACAAAG GAATACGTGGTGGAAGACCTTCACGGCAACTACACGGCTCCGAAGCTTGATCCGGAGCACGAGGAGCGGCTGAAGATGCTCAAGCTCCTCTAG
- the LOC120712228 gene encoding 30S ribosomal protein S17-like isoform X1: MKPVVGIVVSNKMQKSVVVAVDRLFHHKVYNCYVKRTSKFMAHDEAEVCNISDRVRLDPSRPLSRHKHWVVAEILRRVKMYVPPSATASSENYTKAQ, from the exons ATGAAGCCGGTGGTGGGGATCGTGGTGTCGAACAAGATGCAGAagtcggtggtggtggcggtggaccGCCTCTTCCACCACAAGGTGTACAACTGCTACGTCAAGCGCACCTCCAAGTTCATGGCGCATGATGAGGCCGAGGTATGCAACATCAGCGACCGG GTTAGGCTGGATCCTTCCAGGCCCTTGAGCAGACATAAGCACTGGGTTGTTGCTGAAATTCTTCGCAGAGTTAAGATGTATGTTCCGCCATCTGCAACAGCATCCAGTGAAAATTATACCAAGGCTCAATAG
- the LOC120712228 gene encoding 30S ribosomal protein S17-like isoform X2, with translation MKPVVGIVVSNKMQKSVVVAVDRLFHHKVYNCYVKRTSKFMAHDEAEVRLDPSRPLSRHKHWVVAEILRRVKMYVPPSATASSENYTKAQ, from the exons ATGAAGCCGGTGGTGGGGATCGTGGTGTCGAACAAGATGCAGAagtcggtggtggtggcggtggaccGCCTCTTCCACCACAAGGTGTACAACTGCTACGTCAAGCGCACCTCCAAGTTCATGGCGCATGATGAGGCCGAG GTTAGGCTGGATCCTTCCAGGCCCTTGAGCAGACATAAGCACTGGGTTGTTGCTGAAATTCTTCGCAGAGTTAAGATGTATGTTCCGCCATCTGCAACAGCATCCAGTGAAAATTATACCAAGGCTCAATAG